CCAAGCCCTGGTGGACACTGGAGGTGAGGGTGGCCCAAAGGGGCCTCATGCCTGCGCCGTGGCGGCTGTGAGTCAGGGCGCGTTATGCAAGGGCTGGCCGGGCCAGCCCCCGGCGCCTCCCCTCGGTCTTTCACCCCGCGCGGTTACGAAAGCGCGACCCCCTCTCCCCGAAGCTATAAAGCGGCGGGGCGGCGGGCGGGCGCTCGCTCCCTCGCTCCACGCGCGCCCGGACGCGGCGGCCAGGCTTGCGCACGGCTCCCGGTGGTGAGCCGGGACCGGGCGGTCCCCGGGGGCCGGCGGCGGGGCGGGATGGGGCGGCGGGGCGGCAGCAGTGGGACCGATGGTCACGGCGGCGCGTTTCCCGCAGGGTGGACTCCTGGGCACGATGGAGTGGGTGTGGGCACTCGTGCTGCTGGCGGCGCTGGGCAGCGGCTGGGCGGAGCGCGACTGCAGGGTGAGCAACTTCCGAGTCAAGGAGAACTTCGACAAGGCTCGCGTAGGTATCGGCTCTGGCCGTTCAGGTGGCCTAGGTCTCTCTTCCCCTAATTACCGATGGGCAGCCGTGGTGCCCCAGACCTCAAATCCCCGCCCTCCATCCCTTTCGCAGTTCTCTGGGACCTGGTATGCCATAGCTAAGAAGGACCCTGAGGGTCTCTTTCTGCAAGATAACATCATCGCAGAGTTTTCTGTGGACGAGAATGGCCAGATGAGCGCCACGGCCAAAGGCCGAGTCCGTCTCTTGAGGTCAGTGGCCTCTGGGCTGCTGTGTGCTTTGTGTTCCAGTGTCCCGCTGGCCCTGCCTGGCTGGACGCCAAACCCTACCTAGGGAGGGAAGGGGGCCCTTGGGGTAGGATGGAAGGGGGAAGCACTTTTCCTGGTTTGGCTTAAGATCCCCTTGGCTCTTGCAGTAACTGGGAAGTGTGCGCAGACATGGTAGGCACCTTCACAGATACCGAAGACCCTGCCAAGTTCAAGATGAAGTACTGGGGAGTAGCCTCTTTTCTCCAGAGAGGAAGTGAGTAGTCAGCTCAACCTGACCTTTTTGGGGATGGGAGGCACAGCTGGCCAATCACTGGGTTTCTTCTCCAGTGCACCCTTGGGAAGAATGGCCTGTGGGAAGGTCTGTCTATAAGTGGCAGCTCTGCCTGAGGGTAAGGGGGTGGGATTGGGAATGACTAGTTTCCCCTCACCCCAGCTCTAGAAACCTGGCACAACCTCAAAAGGACCTTTGAGTTTACCAGGTGCCATTTTCTATTTCAGCCCACTGTGCCTGATTGTGTTATCTGCTCCATAGTTTTTCTCTTCTGCCTCCCCACATCACCAACTCCACCTGGATTTGTAGTTGGGCTCTCTGGGCAGAATCCCTGATACAGTTTGACTGCTTGGGCTCTCAGCAGAGGCTGAGAACCCCATTCAAGGATGAAAGGAACATTGTGTGTAGGGTTGGTTGCCCGGTGCCCTTCTTTGCTACTTCTGTTGAGAACTCTTAGTAGGACACCCTAATCAGGAGGACACACAGTGTTCATGCTCTTTCTGTCAGCCCCCACACATACCCATTTCTCCAAAGTTTCTAATCTAGGGCCTACTCAGTAGCTAGAGAATAATGCAAGCTGGAGAAGACATATCAGGGGATCTCAGAAAGGGAGAATTAACCCTGGGAAGGGAGCTCAAGATATAGATGAAGAAAGAGAGACCCAAAGAAGGTAGTGCTCTACCCAAGGTCATGCAGCAAGTTTGTGAGAGTAGATGTCAGAAGCCAGGTAGATCTCTACCTACCAGGCCTGGATTAGGTAGTTCTGAATTGCAGGGTCTCCTAATAGAGACCGGTTTTTGCAAAGTATTGTTTGAACACTCCGGTGAGACAGGATCCAGGGCTGTTAAATTTGTTTCAGTTGGTGACCCAGGGCAGGAGCATCCTTCGTGCATCACCGCTCTGCCTGTGCTATGCACTCCTTAACTTCCTCAAAAGTCATTAGTTAGAGgacattgcatttttttttcaggaggttgaggcaggaacattgcaagttcaagactagcatgggctacatagtgagacactgtctcaaaaacttacattttttaatCAAGTTATATTTTTAGTGTTAGTTTACACTGTACAAGAGTTGCTATACTGCAAGAGGAGAAAGCTTTTTCCTTAAAACtgatgaaaattatttcaaatagtgGGACAAAACTTCCTTAAGTGATTCATTTAGAGTAAAAGTTATGCTTTTCTGATGATGGATTACAAATTCCAATGCCAGGAGGTGCGAGGTTACTAATTTTAAGAAGCATTTTGAGATCTGCCCCTTAAAGGAATAGAATTGTATTGACAATGCCTTTAGGGTCAGAGTGAGAGAGGACCCAGGGAGGTCCTTTTATCTCTTGTATGTGGGGATTCTATCTAGGATAGGGTGTATCGAATGCTTGAATTTCTGtgattgctatagctattgaatGAGATAACTATAGTGTTGGAAGGCTTAAGGGTAAATTCCTCCTTAGGTTGCCTTTCAGAAAAGAGGCTGGGTGGTGTAGGGGCTAATCATGCCCCATTAAAATTAgactgagtttaaatcccaactCAAACACCACCAATGTTTGTATTGTTTCTcagcctttctgtgcctcagtttcctcctctgcaaaGTATAGGTGATCAGAGCACCTACCTCGTGGAGTTGTGTTATGATGAGATAGGCAGAAAGCACTTGAAACAGTGCCTAAGACATAAATTCTTAGTTACCTTTTGGATCAAGAAATCATTGCTTTACATTCTGGTCTGGAGTGGAAGGACTCACAGAGACCACTGGGTTCAAGTTTCTTGTTTTACAAGTGAAGAAATTGAGTGACTGCCCAGGATCACACAGCTAACTGGTGTCACTTAATGACACCTCTTAACCCAGGTGATGGAAAAGGGCACCACCCTTATCTTTTCTGAGTATCTCACAAACTATCACTCGATGTACCTACCTTCTGCTGTTTCACgtgcttcttttctggccttcTTTACAAACTCTGATTTCCGTTCCTAATTTCCAAGctaatttctttcttactttccctTGTTCTTGAATTAAGTATGATCTTGAACAGGAGACTTAAAGATCACGTAGCCTTTTTCAGTCTCTCCCTTTCTCCACATACTGTATCTCACCCAATGGGTATATTTTATTTGCAATGACTCATGCTGATGGGGAGAAAATAACTCAAGGATAAATGCTCACTAAATTTGTTGTCAatttattctaaaatgaaatGTGGTAAATCTTTACAGTCGAATATTAAATTTCAGAGTTAATAGACTCTGCTCTGGCTTGCTGTCCCAGCCTTGGGTATGCTCTGGACTGGCCTCCTTCTCTTCTGGCTCCACCAGCAGTAAGAGGGCTGTCTCAGAGGTTGAGGATGTTGACATCAGCCTATCTTGGCCTCACCATGGGCTAGCCTCtctgaaatttaattttcttagttATGAAATAGGGATAAATAACAGTTCCTATTTAATAAGATTGTTGAGAGAACTAATCAAGGTGCATGAAAATGTTCAGCCTGATGCATAAGAGGTGCTAAATTGAAATATTAACTATGATCATCATTGTTTTGGGCCTTCCCAGAAAGACATGGACAAAGACTCCTTTTGTTCTTGTCCCAAATGTAGTctgtcactctgccagccaagaGACCTTGTCAGGTTAAATAAGAGCGCTTACTTGAATGGCTATATCAGTGTTTCTTGAAATCAGGGTTTCTGGGCCACCTGTATCTAAATCAACTGCATTGCTTGTTAAAAATGCACATTTCTGGACCCAAATCCAGACTTCCTAAATCAGAAACTCTTGGGGTTGCAGCTCTGGAGCCTGCATTTTTGTTATAGTCTTCAGATGTTCCTTCTGCACAAtgaagtttgaaaaccactggtcAAGATAATTCAATCCAAT
The sequence above is a segment of the Castor canadensis chromosome 7, mCasCan1.hap1v2, whole genome shotgun sequence genome. Coding sequences within it:
- the Rbp4 gene encoding retinol-binding protein 4, producing MEWVWALVLLAALGSGWAERDCRVSNFRVKENFDKARFSGTWYAIAKKDPEGLFLQDNIIAEFSVDENGQMSATAKGRVRLLSNWEVCADMVGTFTDTEDPAKFKMKYWGVASFLQRGNDDHWIIDTDYDTFALQYSCRLLNLDGTCADSYSFVFSRHPSGLTPEARRLVRQRQEELCLDRQYRWIEHNGYCQSKLSRNIL